A part of Solibacillus sp. FSL H8-0538 genomic DNA contains:
- a CDS encoding glycosyl hydrolase family 18 protein translates to MKKKLKKYFLIPALLTTLFASPFSTDASVNDIHMTYLYGENSSTYLKNIEMTLGALSTATPDFYELNDDGSLKSSIDKNLIEELHNRGIKVVPFISNHWDRNLAQIAMKNRESLSTQLVDSVVKNNLDGIDIDIENLNYTDKEVFTDFIRLLNEKMPHDKTISIAVAANPNGWTVGWHGSYDYLKLSEYSDYLMVMAYDESWKGGQVGPVASISFVENSIKSLLNQGVDSNKIILGLPFYGRIWNDDEKLGGDGVANKAVVSIVNNHKGKFYFDHASKSAYAKFTVKSSDSPTYISGKKLTPGNYTIWYENDLSLKYKLRLVKKYNLRGTGSWDLNQADNGIWDFYSSWANGEHNFIDSEHHWAENDIMSLFRKGWINGKNEYTFDPNGELTRAQAVSILINAIDLGETNETVPDYFTDVPTNHWAKRAIEIAYTYNIVNGTNQNNFKPNAKITRAQLSAILSRILDYPLNETNKSPFYDVQKEHWAYQDILKLSSNGIIKGREDGGFYPSDYVKRAQIAAMVNRSSEDLEKYQLVK, encoded by the coding sequence ATGAAAAAAAAATTAAAAAAATATTTTCTAATCCCAGCTCTGTTAACTACATTATTTGCCTCTCCATTTAGTACTGATGCCTCAGTAAATGACATACATATGACTTATTTATATGGCGAAAATTCTAGCACCTATTTAAAAAATATAGAGATGACATTAGGTGCGTTAAGTACAGCTACGCCAGATTTCTATGAATTGAACGATGACGGTAGTTTGAAATCTTCTATTGATAAAAATTTAATAGAAGAGTTACACAATAGAGGAATAAAAGTCGTTCCATTTATTTCTAACCATTGGGATCGAAATTTAGCTCAAATTGCGATGAAAAATAGAGAAAGCTTATCTACTCAACTTGTAGATTCTGTAGTAAAAAATAATTTAGATGGAATAGATATCGATATTGAGAATTTAAACTATACCGATAAGGAAGTATTTACAGATTTCATTCGATTATTAAATGAAAAAATGCCTCATGATAAAACAATTTCCATAGCGGTTGCTGCAAATCCAAATGGTTGGACAGTAGGATGGCATGGGTCCTATGATTATTTAAAACTAAGTGAATATAGCGATTACTTAATGGTAATGGCATATGATGAAAGTTGGAAAGGTGGTCAAGTAGGTCCAGTTGCTAGCATATCTTTTGTTGAAAATTCGATTAAATCTTTACTAAATCAAGGTGTTGATTCAAATAAAATCATTTTAGGCCTCCCTTTTTATGGTCGAATCTGGAACGATGACGAGAAATTAGGAGGAGATGGTGTTGCGAATAAAGCTGTAGTAAGCATCGTGAATAACCATAAAGGAAAATTCTATTTTGATCATGCCTCAAAATCAGCTTATGCCAAATTTACAGTTAAAAGCAGTGATTCACCAACGTATATTAGTGGTAAAAAACTAACACCGGGGAATTACACAATATGGTATGAAAATGATTTATCTTTAAAATATAAATTAAGATTAGTAAAGAAATACAATTTACGAGGAACTGGTAGTTGGGATTTAAATCAAGCAGATAACGGAATATGGGATTTTTATTCATCTTGGGCGAATGGAGAACATAATTTTATAGATTCAGAACATCATTGGGCTGAGAATGATATTATGTCCCTATTTAGAAAAGGTTGGATTAACGGAAAAAATGAATACACTTTTGATCCAAATGGTGAACTAACAAGGGCACAAGCTGTTTCTATCCTTATAAACGCTATCGATTTAGGCGAAACAAACGAAACCGTACCCGATTATTTTACTGATGTTCCTACAAACCATTGGGCAAAACGAGCTATTGAAATAGCATATACGTATAATATTGTTAATGGCACGAATCAAAACAACTTTAAACCAAATGCTAAAATCACAAGAGCTCAATTATCCGCAATATTATCGAGAATATTAGATTATCCATTAAATGAAACGAATAAATCTCCTTTTTATGATGTACAAAAAGAACATTGGGCGTATCAAGATATTTTAAAACTTAGTAGTAATGGTATTATCAAAGGTAGAGAAGACGGCGGATTTTACCCTAGCGATTATGTTAAAAGGGCGCAAATAGCAGCGATGGTTAATCGTTCGAGTGAAGATCTAGAAAAATATCAATTAGTAAAATAG
- a CDS encoding YesK family protein, producing the protein MMLLGPFLMALIPGIIILMFTWWFSKKGFSFFVRRLPGVLAIIVATNLIYIGFVNIRGFEGVGYGILGFFLIFFAIISFAIGKKDTIKR; encoded by the coding sequence ATGATGCTTTTAGGACCTTTTCTAATGGCGCTTATACCAGGGATTATTATATTGATGTTTACGTGGTGGTTCAGTAAAAAAGGCTTTTCCTTTTTTGTAAGGAGGTTACCTGGAGTCCTAGCCATTATAGTGGCTACCAATCTCATCTATATTGGTTTTGTTAACATTAGAGGATTCGAAGGTGTAGGTTATGGCATTCTAGGTTTCTTTTTAATCTTCTTTGCCATAATATCGTTTGCTATTGGAAAAAAGGATACAATTAAACGTTAA
- a CDS encoding MDR family MFS transporter, with amino-acid sequence MQITNSKRTMIVAILLSAAFVSILNQTLLMIAMPPIMADFQVDVSAAQWLTTIYLLTNGILIPITAFLIGKFSNRMLLIAALGLFSIGTSIGAIAPSFSVLLVARVIQAAGAGIIMPLMQTILLTLYPKEKRGAIMGVAGLVTGFAPAIGPTLSGWLIAHFTWRYLFYTVLPVALLVLVCVFFFMRNVTPKRESQFDSLSIILSSFGWGGLLYGFSIAGSVGLMDWQVEIPIIIGAIALTLFIVRQLKLPKPILEFRVFQTKEFTISTMLSVFVYALMIGSQILLTFFMQNVRSLTALETGLMLLPGAILMGFMSPITGKIFDKIGGRLLAIVGYSLITISLLVYVIITMNTPIWLLSIVFVAISLGIAMIMMPLTTAGMNALPGHLMAHGTAVNSTLRMVGGAIVSALLVASMSGTMTILNAQSTEAMLLGIRVAFILATVISIVGLLLALFLRKKSE; translated from the coding sequence ATGCAAATAACGAACTCAAAACGAACAATGATTGTGGCGATCTTACTTTCTGCTGCGTTCGTTTCAATTTTGAATCAAACTTTATTAATGATTGCCATGCCGCCTATTATGGCAGATTTTCAGGTTGATGTAAGTGCTGCACAATGGCTGACGACGATTTATTTACTTACGAACGGAATATTGATACCAATTACAGCTTTTTTAATTGGTAAATTTTCAAATCGAATGCTGTTAATTGCTGCACTCGGACTTTTTAGTATTGGAACATCGATTGGGGCAATTGCACCTAGTTTTTCTGTGTTATTAGTAGCTCGAGTTATTCAAGCAGCAGGTGCGGGAATAATTATGCCGCTCATGCAAACAATCTTATTAACATTATATCCCAAAGAAAAACGTGGAGCGATAATGGGAGTAGCTGGTCTTGTGACAGGATTTGCTCCTGCGATTGGACCGACATTATCAGGTTGGCTAATCGCTCATTTTACATGGCGGTACTTATTTTATACAGTATTACCTGTAGCGCTTCTTGTTCTTGTTTGCGTCTTTTTCTTTATGAGAAATGTAACACCTAAACGCGAAAGTCAGTTTGATTCCTTGTCTATTATTTTGTCATCATTTGGTTGGGGTGGATTGCTCTATGGCTTTAGTATAGCTGGTTCAGTCGGGTTAATGGACTGGCAAGTAGAAATTCCAATTATAATAGGTGCAATCGCATTAACTTTATTTATTGTTCGTCAGTTAAAATTACCAAAGCCTATACTAGAATTTCGTGTTTTTCAAACGAAGGAATTTACGATTTCAACGATGCTTTCTGTATTCGTATATGCTTTAATGATTGGTTCACAAATTTTATTGACATTTTTCATGCAAAATGTCCGTAGCTTAACGGCATTAGAAACGGGACTCATGCTTCTTCCAGGGGCAATACTGATGGGCTTTATGTCTCCTATTACGGGGAAAATTTTCGATAAAATTGGCGGTAGATTGTTAGCGATTGTTGGCTATAGCTTGATTACTATCAGCCTGCTCGTCTATGTAATTATTACGATGAACACACCGATTTGGCTATTATCGATTGTCTTTGTGGCTATTTCTTTGGGGATTGCGATGATTATGATGCCTCTTACAACTGCGGGAATGAATGCATTGCCGGGACATTTGATGGCACACGGGACTGCGGTAAATAGCACTCTTCGCATGGTTGGAGGAGCCATTGTTTCAGCACTACTTGTTGCGTCTATGAGTGGGACGATGACGATATTAAATGCACAATCTACAGAGGCCATGCTTCTTGGAATTCGGGTGGCATTCATATTGGCAACAGTTATTAGCATTGTTGGTTTACTTTTAGCACTGTTTTTAAGAAAAAAAAGCGAGTAA
- a CDS encoding TetR/AcrR family transcriptional regulator, with the protein MTKKTKERILEAAGKLMANRGFHAVSVKDIAEEANVSEMTVFRHFQTKLGILQSLIKVHSYIPYFEQFFSQALTANIVENLLQIANKYLDFMEKNKVIFLIAVQDRETIPELTEFISEDNTKQLQNLLSHYLQQKVEDGTLRLLDTQNAAIMFLTGLFGFFVSTTIAHNHFLHDQRQSFIHHHVELFLNGAKK; encoded by the coding sequence ATGACGAAAAAAACGAAGGAACGGATTCTTGAAGCAGCGGGAAAGCTAATGGCAAATCGAGGCTTTCATGCGGTTTCTGTAAAAGATATTGCCGAGGAGGCAAATGTAAGTGAAATGACGGTGTTTCGTCATTTTCAAACGAAACTAGGAATTTTACAGTCGCTCATAAAGGTACATTCCTATATTCCATATTTTGAGCAGTTTTTTTCACAAGCACTCACTGCAAATATCGTGGAAAATCTACTGCAAATCGCAAATAAGTACTTAGATTTTATGGAAAAAAATAAAGTCATTTTTTTAATTGCAGTACAGGATAGGGAAACAATCCCTGAGTTAACGGAATTTATTTCTGAAGACAATACGAAGCAGCTACAAAATTTGCTGTCTCATTATTTACAGCAAAAAGTAGAGGATGGCACACTTCGACTACTAGATACACAAAATGCGGCGATTATGTTTTTAACTGGATTGTTCGGCTTTTTTGTTTCGACTACAATTGCTCATAATCATTTTTTACATGACCAGCGACAATCTTTTATTCATCACCATGTCGAGCTATTTTTGAATGGGGCAAAGAAATAA